In Camelus dromedarius isolate mCamDro1 chromosome 3, mCamDro1.pat, whole genome shotgun sequence, one DNA window encodes the following:
- the GPR151 gene encoding G-protein coupled receptor 151, with protein MLTAASADSNSSTMNVSFAHLHFAGGYLPSDSKDWRTIVPALLVAVCLVGFVGNLCVIGILLHSAWRGKPSMIHSLMLNLSLADLSLLLFSAPVRATAYSKGVWDLGWFVCKSSDWFIHTCMAAKSLTIVAVAKVCFMYASDPAKHVSIHNCSIWSVLAAIWAVASLLPLPEWLFSTTRHHAGVEMCLMDVPAVAEEFMSIFGKLYPLLVFCLPLLFASFYFWRAYGQCQKRGTKTQNLRNQMRSKQLTVMLLSIAVTSAILWLPEWVTWLWMWHLKAGGPAPPQGFIALSQVFMFSISSANPLIFLVMSEEFKEVLKSLWKWMITRKHPTASEPQETPAGNSQVLPDSVPSPESPTFKPEKEKTGSPSSGKEKIENPILPDVEQFWHERDTVPCVQDNDPIPWEHEDQETGDCDK; from the coding sequence ATGCTGACAGCTGCCTCGGCAGACTCCAACTCCAGCACCATGAACGTGTCCTTTGCTCACCTCCACTTTGCCGGTGGGTACCTGCCCTCGGACTCCAAGGACTGGAGGACTATAGTCCCAGCTCTCTTGGTGGCTGTCTGCCTGGTGGGCTTCGTGGGGAACCTGTGTGTGATTGGTATCCTCCTTCACAGTGCTTGGAGGGGAAAGCCATCCATGATCCACTCCCTGATGCTGAATCTCAGCCTGGCTGAtctctctctcctgctgtttTCTGCACCTGTCCGAGCTACAGCATACTCCAAAGGTGTTTGGGACCTCGGCTGGTTTGTCTGCAAGTCCTCTGACTGGTTCATCCACACATGCATGGCAGCAAAGAGCCTGACAATCGTTGCAGTGGCCAAAGTATGTTTCATGTATGCAAGTGACCCAGCCAAGCACGTAAGTATCCACAACTGCAGCATCTGGTCGGTGTTGGCGGCCATCTGGGCTGTGGCTAGCCTGCTACCCCTGCCAGAATGGCTTTTTAGCACCACCAGGCATCACGCAGGTGTGGAAATGTGCCTCATGGATGTACCTGCTGTGGCCGAAGAGTTCATGTCAATATTTGGTAAGCTCTACCCTCTCCTGGTATTCTGCCTGCCATTACTCTTTGCCAGCTTTTACTTCTGGAGAGCATATGGCCAATGTCAGAAACGAGGAACTAAGACTCAAAATCTCAGAAACCAGATGCGCTCAAAGCAACTCACAGTGATGCTGCTGAGCATTGCCGTCACCTCTGCTATTCTGTGGCTCCCTGAATGGGTAACTTGGCTGTGGATGTGGCATCTAAAGGCTGGAGGCCCGGCCCCACCACAAGGTTTTATAGCCCTGTCTCAAGTCTTCATGTTTTCCATCTCTTCAGCAAATCCTCTCATTTTCCTAGTGATGTCAGAGGAGTTCAAGGAAGTCTTGAAAAGCTTATGGAAATGGATGATAACCAGAAAACATCCGACTGCCTCAGAGCCTCAGGAAACACCAGCGGGTAACTCACAGGTCCTTCCTGACAGTGTTCCATCTCCAGAATCCCCAACATTcaaaccagagaaagagaaaactggcTCTCCCTCCTCCGGCAAAGAGAAGATTGAGAATCCCATCCTCCCTGATGTAGAGCAGTTTTGGCACGAGAGGGACACTGTCCCTTGTGTACAGGACAATGACCCTATCCCCTGGGAACATGAAGATCAAGAGACAGGAGATTGTGATAAATAG